From Micromonospora rhizosphaerae, the proteins below share one genomic window:
- a CDS encoding bifunctional salicylyl-CoA 5-hydroxylase/oxidoreductase produces MRIAVIGGGAGGLYFSALAKQLGPQHEITVWERNAPDDTFGFGVVFSDETLGGIEHADKAIFNAMEREFARWDDIDMHFRGEVVTSGGHGFAAMSRRRLLQILQEHCRDLGVTLHFCTEAPSADELSRSYDLVVAADGLNSMIRAKYADTFQPSIDVRHCKYMWLGTDLVFDAFKFYVCETPYGVMQIHAYPYNATGSTLIVEMHESVWRAAGFDVLAAGEFPPGHSDEKSIARVRELFADILGGHEVHANNSKWISFATVRNETWRHGNVVLLGDAAHTAHFSIGSGTKLAMEDALALAACLHEQPTVPAAVEAYEAERKPVVLSTQRAAQASLEWFENLGQYVHQETPQFAFNIMTRSRRVTYENLRLRDPEFVERVDEWFADHSARRSVAPGDVRPPMFQPFRLRGLELKNRVIVSAMDMYKAVDGLPNDFHLSHLGGKALGGAGLVMTEMVCVSESGRITPGCAGMYRPEHEAAWRRVVDFVHTETTAKIGIQVGHSGRKGSTRLMWEGIDQPLPDGNWELVAPSPLPYRPGVNQVPRELTRADMDEIREQFVQAAQMAARAGFDLLELHCAHGYLLSSFISPITNHRTDSYGRSLEGRLRYPLEVFRAIRDVWPQDRPISVRISATDWVSGGITGEDAVAIASAFADAGADAIDVSTGQVTPEEKPAFGRSYQTPYADAIRNRVGIATIAVGVISSYDDVNSIVLAGRADLCAVGRAHLYDPNWTLHAAAEQGYRGPGAEWPDPWQAGRRRPQTGRTDGPKPRLQLVREGEPGTRHARWQPAK; encoded by the coding sequence GTGCGCATCGCGGTCATCGGTGGGGGCGCGGGTGGGCTGTATTTCTCCGCTCTCGCCAAGCAACTCGGCCCGCAGCACGAGATCACAGTGTGGGAACGCAACGCACCCGACGATACCTTCGGCTTCGGCGTTGTGTTCTCCGACGAGACCCTGGGCGGTATCGAGCACGCCGACAAGGCCATCTTCAACGCGATGGAGCGGGAGTTCGCCCGCTGGGACGACATCGACATGCACTTCCGCGGTGAGGTGGTGACGAGCGGAGGCCATGGCTTCGCCGCGATGAGCCGCCGGCGCCTTTTGCAGATCCTGCAGGAGCACTGCCGGGACCTCGGTGTGACCCTGCACTTTTGCACCGAGGCGCCGAGCGCCGACGAGCTGTCGCGCAGCTACGATCTGGTGGTCGCCGCCGACGGACTCAACTCGATGATCCGCGCCAAGTACGCCGATACCTTCCAGCCGAGCATCGACGTGCGTCACTGCAAGTACATGTGGCTCGGCACCGACCTCGTTTTCGACGCGTTCAAGTTCTACGTCTGCGAGACGCCGTACGGCGTCATGCAGATCCACGCCTACCCGTACAACGCCACTGGCTCGACGTTGATTGTCGAGATGCACGAGAGCGTGTGGCGGGCCGCCGGCTTCGACGTGCTCGCCGCGGGGGAGTTCCCGCCGGGACATAGCGACGAAAAGTCGATCGCGAGGGTGCGCGAGTTGTTCGCCGACATCCTCGGCGGCCACGAGGTGCATGCGAACAACTCAAAGTGGATCAGTTTTGCGACAGTGCGTAACGAGACCTGGCGGCACGGCAACGTCGTGCTGCTCGGCGACGCCGCGCACACCGCTCACTTCTCCATCGGCTCGGGGACGAAGCTCGCCATGGAGGACGCGCTGGCGCTCGCGGCGTGCCTGCACGAGCAGCCGACGGTTCCGGCGGCGGTCGAGGCCTACGAAGCAGAGCGCAAACCGGTGGTGCTCTCCACGCAGCGCGCGGCGCAGGCGAGCCTTGAGTGGTTCGAAAACCTCGGCCAGTACGTCCACCAGGAGACGCCGCAGTTTGCGTTCAACATCATGACCCGCAGCCGTAGGGTCACCTACGAAAACCTACGCCTGCGTGACCCCGAGTTCGTCGAGCGCGTCGACGAGTGGTTCGCCGACCACTCCGCCCGTCGTAGCGTGGCGCCCGGAGACGTTCGCCCGCCGATGTTCCAACCGTTCCGGCTGCGTGGCCTGGAGCTGAAAAATCGCGTCATCGTCTCGGCGATGGACATGTACAAGGCGGTCGACGGCCTTCCCAACGATTTCCACCTTTCCCACCTCGGCGGCAAGGCGCTCGGCGGTGCCGGCCTGGTGATGACCGAGATGGTCTGCGTCTCGGAGAGCGGACGCATCACGCCGGGTTGCGCTGGCATGTACCGCCCCGAGCACGAGGCGGCCTGGCGGCGGGTCGTTGACTTCGTACACACCGAGACCACGGCCAAAATCGGCATCCAGGTCGGACATTCAGGGCGCAAGGGTTCGACCAGGCTGATGTGGGAGGGGATCGACCAGCCGCTGCCCGATGGCAACTGGGAACTCGTCGCGCCCTCGCCGCTGCCCTACCGGCCGGGCGTCAACCAGGTGCCCCGCGAACTCACCCGCGCCGATATGGACGAGATCCGCGAGCAGTTCGTCCAGGCCGCGCAGATGGCCGCGCGGGCCGGCTTCGACCTGCTCGAATTGCATTGCGCGCACGGCTACCTGCTGTCGAGCTTCATCTCGCCGATCACCAACCATCGCACTGACTCCTACGGCCGGTCGCTGGAAGGCCGGCTGCGCTACCCGCTCGAGGTGTTCCGCGCGATCCGCGACGTCTGGCCGCAGGACCGTCCGATCTCGGTGCGCATCTCGGCCACCGATTGGGTCTCCGGTGGCATCACCGGCGAGGACGCGGTGGCGATAGCGAGTGCCTTCGCCGACGCCGGCGCCGACGCCATCGACGTGTCGACCGGGCAGGTGACGCCGGAGGAGAAGCCGGCCTTCGGACGCTCCTACCAGACGCCGTACGCCGACGCGATCCGTAACCGGGTCGGCATCGCGACGATCGCGGTCGGTGTGATCAGCTCGTACGACGACGTGAACTCGATCGTGCTGGCCGGTCGGGCCGACCTTTGTGCGGTCGGGCGCGCGCACCTCTACGACCCGAACTGGACCCTGCATGCGGCTGCCGAGCAGGGGTACCGGGGACCGGGCGCGGAGTGGCCCGATCCGTGGCAGGCGGGGCGCCGCAGACCGCAGACGGGGCGTACCGACGGGCCAAAGCCGCGGCTGCAGCTTGTCCGTGAGGGTGAGCCCGGGACCCGGCACGCCCGATGGCAGCCGGCGAAGTGA
- a CDS encoding acetate--CoA ligase family protein, with product MSNPLRALWSARSVAVVGASARPGSLGRLPVEYLRRHGYGGAVYPVRPDGGEVLGLPAYPSVQACPGPVELAMLLVSADKVPGAIDDCVAAGVPVAIVCSSGFAETGEVGARLQDEIVAKARAGGLRLVGPNCIGAVGVETGLVASFSPLFSGAQTALVPGPLAFVSQSGALGYGTVSLAFERRIGLGQVVTTGNEADVTALEALCALAEEPGCTGLLGYVESLTDGAALRRLAASGVPVALLKAGRSEAGQRAAASHTGALAAGDRVVDAALRQLDIVRVEDVDELLDVAQAFAQPRRPAGPRVAVVTTSGGSGILAADAIERYDLRLASLGPQTGAVLREIVPAFGATANPVDVTATVMGDPSLFDRALDAVADDPEVDCVVACFCVLTGDDVAQVVTSLERIAAATGKPVLAARTGAEHLAPAAAAALHAAGIPAYPTPARAVRAAAALWQVSRPRRGVALPGGSRCIPAPAPGATEAELKALLATTGLPVPRHRIAANRDDAVAAVAEAGGRAVCKAVVPGLLHKTEAGGVVLDVTEADAAATYDRLAALGGDVLVEEQVDQGVEVLVGVAPSPLGPVLTVGPGGVLTEVFDDVALRLLPVTAHDVREMIAETRVASLLAGVRGRTRADADALVELVVRLADTVAAWPAGFELDLNPVVVLPRGARILDAAYAAPPEE from the coding sequence GTGTCCAACCCGCTCCGCGCACTGTGGTCGGCGCGCTCCGTCGCGGTCGTGGGCGCCTCCGCGCGACCCGGTTCGCTCGGCCGGCTGCCCGTGGAGTACCTCCGCCGCCACGGCTACGGGGGCGCTGTCTATCCGGTCCGTCCCGACGGCGGCGAGGTGCTCGGCCTCCCAGCCTACCCGTCGGTGCAGGCCTGCCCCGGCCCGGTGGAGCTCGCTATGCTGCTCGTCTCCGCCGACAAGGTGCCGGGCGCGATCGACGACTGCGTGGCCGCCGGCGTCCCGGTCGCCATCGTCTGCTCGAGCGGCTTCGCCGAAACCGGCGAGGTGGGCGCGCGGCTGCAGGACGAGATCGTCGCGAAGGCGCGGGCCGGGGGTTTGCGGCTCGTCGGCCCGAACTGCATCGGTGCCGTCGGCGTCGAGACCGGGCTGGTGGCCTCGTTCAGTCCGCTGTTCTCCGGCGCGCAGACGGCGCTCGTACCCGGTCCGCTCGCCTTCGTCAGCCAGAGCGGAGCCCTCGGATACGGCACGGTCAGCCTCGCCTTCGAGCGGAGAATCGGTTTGGGCCAGGTGGTGACGACGGGCAACGAGGCGGACGTCACCGCGCTGGAAGCCCTCTGCGCGCTCGCCGAGGAGCCCGGGTGCACCGGGCTGCTCGGCTACGTCGAGTCGCTCACCGACGGCGCCGCGCTGCGCCGGCTCGCCGCGTCTGGGGTGCCCGTGGCACTCCTGAAAGCGGGGCGATCCGAAGCCGGTCAGCGGGCGGCGGCCTCGCACACAGGTGCCCTGGCGGCTGGCGACCGGGTCGTCGATGCCGCCCTGCGGCAGCTTGACATCGTGCGGGTCGAGGACGTCGACGAGCTACTCGACGTCGCGCAGGCGTTCGCGCAGCCCCGACGCCCGGCCGGGCCCCGGGTGGCCGTGGTGACGACCAGCGGCGGATCCGGCATCCTCGCTGCCGATGCGATCGAGCGGTACGACCTGCGGCTGGCATCCCTGGGTCCGCAGACCGGTGCGGTCCTGCGCGAGATCGTGCCAGCGTTCGGCGCCACGGCCAACCCGGTCGACGTCACGGCCACCGTGATGGGCGACCCGTCGTTGTTCGACCGGGCCCTGGACGCGGTCGCCGACGACCCCGAGGTCGATTGTGTGGTCGCGTGCTTCTGCGTCCTCACCGGCGATGACGTCGCCCAGGTGGTCACCTCGCTGGAGCGGATCGCCGCCGCCACCGGCAAGCCGGTCCTGGCCGCGCGGACCGGCGCTGAGCACCTCGCGCCGGCGGCGGCCGCCGCCCTGCACGCTGCCGGCATTCCGGCCTACCCGACCCCTGCCCGTGCCGTACGCGCGGCCGCGGCCCTTTGGCAGGTGAGTCGGCCGCGCCGCGGCGTCGCGCTCCCCGGGGGTAGCCGCTGCATTCCCGCCCCGGCACCCGGCGCCACGGAGGCCGAACTCAAGGCGCTGCTCGCGACGACCGGCCTGCCGGTACCGCGGCATCGGATCGCGGCGAATCGCGACGACGCGGTGGCCGCGGTCGCCGAGGCAGGTGGTCGCGCCGTGTGCAAAGCCGTTGTTCCCGGCTTGCTGCACAAGACCGAGGCGGGGGGCGTCGTACTGGACGTCACCGAGGCCGACGCCGCGGCGACGTACGACCGGCTCGCGGCGTTGGGCGGTGACGTGCTCGTCGAGGAGCAGGTCGATCAGGGCGTCGAGGTGCTCGTCGGCGTGGCACCCAGCCCGTTGGGCCCGGTGCTGACGGTCGGTCCGGGCGGCGTACTCACCGAGGTGTTCGACGACGTGGCGCTCCGGCTGCTGCCCGTAACCGCGCACGACGTGCGGGAGATGATCGCCGAGACGCGCGTCGCGTCGCTGCTCGCCGGCGTCCGCGGCCGGACGCGCGCCGATGCGGACGCCCTCGTGGAGCTCGTCGTCCGGCTCGCCGACACGGTCGCCGCCTGGCCCGCCGGCTTCGAGCTTGACCTGAACCCCGTAGTCGTGCTCCCCCGGGGAGCACGCATCCTCGACGCCGCCTACGCGGCACCCCCTGAGGAGTGA
- a CDS encoding PaaX family transcriptional regulator has product MTTLTADPQGVGETRGLQPRALIVTTYGAFAREAGGWLSVSSLIRLMADLEVDEPAVRSSISRLKRRGILEAAKLNSSAGYALSERAREILAEGDRRIFQRPVSRLSDGWVLAVFSVPESERDRRHVLRSRLTWLGFGTAAPGVWIAPAHLYDEAREELERLELTSYVNLFRAEYLAFADIRACIDQWWNLEGLQRLYDEFRTSWQPVLARWRRRRSLDEGQAFADYIRALTHWRRLPFLDPGLPVELLPANWHGSRAADLFESLQLLLREPAHRHVRAITGR; this is encoded by the coding sequence GTGACGACGTTGACGGCCGATCCACAGGGGGTCGGCGAGACCCGCGGGCTGCAGCCACGAGCCCTCATCGTGACCACGTACGGGGCGTTCGCGCGGGAGGCCGGCGGCTGGCTTTCGGTCTCCTCCCTCATCCGGCTCATGGCCGATCTCGAGGTCGACGAGCCGGCCGTCCGCTCATCCATCTCCCGGCTGAAGCGCCGCGGCATCCTCGAGGCCGCGAAGCTCAATAGCTCGGCCGGCTACGCGCTCTCGGAGCGGGCCCGGGAAATTCTCGCGGAGGGTGACCGGCGCATCTTCCAGCGGCCCGTCTCCCGCCTCTCCGACGGCTGGGTGCTGGCGGTCTTCTCGGTGCCCGAATCCGAGCGCGACCGCCGGCACGTCTTGCGCTCGAGGCTGACGTGGCTCGGCTTCGGCACTGCGGCGCCGGGCGTCTGGATCGCCCCCGCGCACCTCTATGACGAGGCGCGCGAGGAACTCGAGCGCCTCGAGTTGACTTCCTACGTCAACCTGTTCCGCGCCGAGTACCTCGCCTTTGCCGACATTCGCGCCTGCATAGACCAGTGGTGGAACCTCGAGGGACTGCAGCGGCTGTACGACGAGTTCCGCACGTCCTGGCAACCGGTACTAGCCCGGTGGCGCCGCCGCCGGTCGCTGGACGAAGGCCAAGCGTTCGCGGACTATATCCGGGCGCTCACCCATTGGCGGCGGCTCCCGTTCCTCGACCCGGGGTTGCCCGTCGAGCTCCTCCCAGCCAACTGGCACGGCTCCCGCGCCGCCGACCTGTTCGAGTCGCTGCAGCTTCTGCTGCGCGAGCCCGCTCACCGGCACGTCCGCGCGATCACTGGCCGTTAG
- a CDS encoding MFS transporter, with protein sequence MCFAAIIFDGYDLIVYGTVVPTLLGRDEWALTPPEAGRIGSYALMGMLVGAAVVGTVTDLVGRRRIMLGCVTWFSLAMGLCALAPTPELFGLARFVAGIGLGGVVPTAIALTIEYAHPRHRSLTNALMFCGYSVGGILAALIAIPTIPALGWRTMFWIGMAPLVLFVPLAFALLPESPSFLLAKGRRQEAERLAARFGLVLDERDIVAESAPDRQETKRSAVASLFSRSYLVATLLFWLGTAVGLLLVYGLNTWLAQIMRQAGYPLGSALAFLLVLNLGAIIGTPLAGIAADRLGSKRVITAMLLTAAACIFLLSLRLPTLALYALVAVAGACTIGTTILVNAYTANHYPARARATGLGWALAVGRLGAIVGPVYGGLVLASDLGLAANFYAFAIPALVGAVAVALIPRSPVDRREGACEGSAETELASAH encoded by the coding sequence ATGTGCTTCGCGGCGATCATCTTCGACGGTTACGACCTCATCGTCTACGGCACTGTCGTCCCCACGCTACTCGGCCGTGATGAGTGGGCGCTCACCCCGCCTGAGGCCGGCCGCATCGGCTCGTACGCGCTCATGGGCATGCTCGTCGGCGCCGCCGTCGTCGGCACCGTCACCGACCTGGTGGGTCGCCGCCGGATCATGCTCGGCTGCGTGACGTGGTTCTCGCTCGCCATGGGCCTGTGCGCGCTCGCGCCCACGCCCGAGCTTTTCGGCCTGGCCCGGTTCGTGGCCGGCATCGGGCTGGGCGGCGTCGTGCCCACCGCCATCGCCCTCACCATCGAGTACGCCCACCCACGGCACCGCAGCCTCACCAACGCGCTGATGTTCTGCGGGTACTCCGTGGGGGGCATCCTCGCGGCGCTCATTGCGATCCCAACGATCCCGGCGCTCGGCTGGCGCACGATGTTCTGGATCGGGATGGCGCCACTTGTGCTGTTCGTGCCGCTCGCGTTCGCCCTGCTGCCGGAGTCGCCGAGTTTCCTGCTCGCCAAGGGACGCCGCCAGGAGGCCGAGCGGCTGGCCGCCCGGTTCGGGCTCGTCCTCGACGAGCGCGACATCGTCGCGGAGTCGGCGCCGGATCGGCAGGAGACGAAGCGGTCCGCCGTCGCCTCGCTGTTTTCCCGCAGCTATCTGGTCGCGACCCTGCTGTTCTGGCTCGGCACCGCCGTCGGCCTCCTGCTCGTGTACGGCTTGAACACCTGGCTGGCCCAGATCATGCGCCAGGCCGGCTATCCCCTCGGGTCGGCGCTGGCGTTCCTGCTGGTACTCAACCTCGGTGCCATCATCGGCACGCCGCTGGCGGGGATCGCCGCCGATCGCCTCGGGTCCAAACGCGTCATCACGGCGATGTTGCTCACCGCCGCGGCGTGCATCTTCCTGCTCAGCCTCCGGCTGCCGACGCTGGCGCTGTACGCCCTCGTCGCTGTCGCGGGGGCCTGCACGATCGGCACGACGATCCTCGTCAACGCCTACACCGCCAACCACTACCCGGCGCGGGCTCGCGCCACCGGCCTGGGCTGGGCTCTGGCCGTTGGCCGGCTCGGGGCGATCGTCGGCCCGGTGTACGGCGGCCTGGTGCTCGCATCGGACCTCGGGCTGGCGGCGAACTTCTACGCCTTCGCAATCCCGGCGCTGGTCGGCGCCGTGGCGGTGGCGCTGATACCGCGGTCGCCCGTCGACCGGCGGGAGGGCGCTTGCGAAGGCAGCGCAGAAACGGAGCTAGCGTCCGCACATTGA
- a CDS encoding RidA family protein: MAAPSSPDGAEGVLMARREGNPTPMERVNPHELAPPSGFSHAVSVERGRLVFLAGQTALDAGGRIVGDTVVEQFERALTNLVTALKASGGEAAHLVSLTVYIVNMEDYRSHAREIGAVWRRVVGRDYPAMAGIGVARLWDVEALVEVQGIAVVPG; this comes from the coding sequence ATGGCGGCGCCGTCCAGTCCTGATGGAGCGGAGGGTGTTCTAATGGCGCGGAGGGAAGGGAATCCAACTCCTATGGAACGTGTCAACCCGCACGAGTTGGCGCCCCCGTCCGGGTTCTCGCACGCTGTCTCGGTCGAGCGCGGTCGGCTAGTGTTCCTCGCAGGCCAAACCGCGCTCGATGCGGGCGGGCGCATCGTCGGTGACACAGTCGTGGAGCAGTTCGAGCGCGCCCTGACCAACCTGGTGACCGCGCTGAAGGCGTCCGGCGGCGAGGCCGCTCACCTGGTCAGCCTGACGGTCTACATCGTCAACATGGAGGACTACCGGTCGCACGCGCGCGAGATCGGTGCCGTCTGGCGGCGGGTGGTGGGCCGTGACTACCCGGCGATGGCGGGGATCGGCGTGGCCCGGCTCTGGGACGTCGAGGCGCTCGTTGAAGTTCAGGGGATCGCGGTCGTACCCGGCTAA
- a CDS encoding AMP-binding protein, with amino-acid sequence MDIGRLVARSARRYAGRRALDGPQGRQTFAEFGERVARLARGLRSLGLQPGDRVLDLQPNQNTYVETDLGIPGAGLVRVALNYRLHPSDWARIADDCGAVALVYDARFAEQTEELRSGLDPDRVVVIGDAPGRPYEKLLAEQSALPLLLSCDPDSLCGLHYSSGTTGHPKGAQRSHRNRMASLVNMVTDVVGSLPGPDDVYVHAGPITHTSGLFVLPFLAHGATQLILPTWDPEALVDAVENRGATHTALVPTMIARLLAVPEVDRDRMRGLKMLGYAGAPMPSEQIRAAHERLTPNLVQYYGLVEAIPPVTILDAADHARGLTDAPALLTSAGRPAFGVEVSIVDESGREVPVGEVGEVVTRGDHVMPGYWNAEGRADLSKSVRDGWLHTGDLGRLDDAERLWLVDRKGDMIISGGYNIYPREVEDIVAEVPGVHEVAVVGVDDRDWGQRVVALVTVEPETSVTPEAIIEHCRARMASYKKPKDVRLVDSFPLNSTGKIAKKQLREQLNAEATATWNG; translated from the coding sequence ATGGACATCGGCCGTCTCGTCGCCCGATCCGCCCGCCGTTACGCTGGCCGCCGAGCCCTCGACGGGCCGCAGGGCCGGCAGACCTTCGCCGAGTTCGGCGAGCGGGTGGCCCGGCTGGCGCGCGGGCTGCGCTCGCTCGGGCTCCAGCCCGGGGACCGGGTACTCGATTTGCAGCCGAACCAGAACACCTATGTCGAGACCGATCTGGGAATCCCGGGCGCCGGCCTGGTGCGGGTCGCGCTGAACTACCGGCTACACCCCAGCGACTGGGCGCGAATCGCCGACGACTGTGGTGCGGTGGCCCTCGTCTACGACGCACGGTTCGCGGAGCAGACCGAGGAGCTGCGGTCCGGCCTGGACCCGGACCGGGTGGTCGTCATTGGCGACGCCCCGGGCCGGCCGTACGAGAAGCTGCTCGCCGAGCAGAGCGCGCTACCGCTGCTGCTGTCCTGCGACCCTGACTCGCTGTGCGGTCTGCACTACTCGAGCGGAACCACCGGACATCCGAAGGGCGCGCAGCGCAGCCACCGCAACCGGATGGCAAGCCTGGTCAACATGGTGACCGACGTGGTCGGGTCGCTGCCCGGGCCGGACGACGTGTACGTACACGCAGGTCCCATCACCCACACGAGCGGACTGTTCGTGCTGCCCTTCCTCGCGCACGGAGCCACCCAGCTGATCCTGCCCACCTGGGACCCCGAGGCGCTGGTGGACGCCGTCGAAAACCGCGGCGCCACGCACACCGCGCTGGTACCGACGATGATTGCGCGCCTGTTGGCCGTGCCCGAGGTCGACCGCGACCGCATGCGAGGACTCAAGATGCTCGGCTACGCCGGCGCGCCGATGCCGTCGGAGCAGATCCGGGCGGCCCATGAGCGGCTCACCCCCAACCTCGTCCAGTACTACGGCCTGGTTGAGGCCATCCCACCGGTCACCATCCTCGACGCGGCCGACCACGCACGCGGACTGACCGACGCGCCCGCCCTGCTGACCAGCGCCGGCCGGCCGGCGTTCGGCGTCGAGGTGAGCATCGTCGACGAGAGTGGCCGTGAGGTGCCCGTGGGCGAGGTCGGGGAGGTCGTGACCCGCGGCGACCACGTCATGCCGGGCTACTGGAACGCCGAGGGCAGGGCGGACCTGTCCAAGAGCGTTCGGGACGGATGGCTGCACACCGGCGATCTCGGCCGGTTGGACGATGCCGAGCGGCTGTGGCTCGTCGACCGAAAGGGCGACATGATCATTTCTGGTGGCTACAACATCTATCCCCGCGAGGTCGAGGACATCGTCGCCGAGGTGCCCGGTGTGCACGAGGTCGCCGTCGTCGGAGTGGACGACCGTGACTGGGGCCAACGCGTCGTTGCCCTCGTCACCGTCGAGCCGGAAACGAGCGTGACCCCCGAGGCGATCATCGAGCACTGCCGCGCGCGCATGGCGTCGTACAAGAAGCCGAAGGACGTCCGCCTCGTCGACTCCTTCCCACTCAACTCCACCGGCAAGATCGCCAAGAAGCAGCTGCGCGAGCAGCTCAATGCGGAGGCAACGGCAACATGGAACGGCTGA
- a CDS encoding SDR family NAD(P)-dependent oxidoreductase produces MVTGGSGGIGRAICDGLAAEGAAVAVVDVNRPAVDVTVEALRVEHAVEAAGFVVDVRDPGAVTTLMREVHERLGGPHVLVTLAGGSLGTPRDLAEIEPEHVDLVIDVNVKGTLYCCQAAVPYLVAAGGGSIVTTSSIGGRQPSPVTGVPYATSKAAVLGLTRRLAREVGPQGVRVNAVAPGLFLTGRLQGMYDAMPSAERDEVLDAIPLRRFPDLREAVDPILFLCSEEASYITGVVLDVNGGRFMPL; encoded by the coding sequence GTGGTCACCGGCGGTTCGGGAGGCATCGGCCGCGCGATCTGCGACGGCCTGGCCGCCGAAGGTGCCGCGGTCGCGGTCGTTGACGTGAACCGCCCGGCGGTGGACGTGACGGTCGAGGCCCTGCGCGTCGAGCACGCCGTCGAAGCGGCCGGCTTCGTCGTTGACGTGCGCGATCCGGGCGCAGTGACCACCCTCATGCGCGAGGTTCACGAACGTCTCGGCGGGCCCCACGTGCTCGTCACGCTGGCCGGAGGTTCGCTCGGCACGCCACGGGACCTGGCGGAAATCGAACCCGAGCACGTCGATCTCGTCATAGACGTCAACGTCAAGGGGACGCTCTACTGCTGCCAGGCGGCCGTGCCGTATCTGGTCGCGGCCGGCGGCGGATCCATCGTCACCACCTCGTCGATCGGCGGCCGGCAGCCCTCGCCTGTCACCGGCGTCCCCTACGCCACCAGCAAGGCGGCCGTGCTGGGACTTACCCGCAGGCTGGCCCGCGAGGTGGGGCCGCAGGGCGTGCGGGTCAACGCGGTCGCTCCCGGGCTCTTCCTCACCGGGCGGCTACAGGGCATGTACGACGCCATGCCGTCCGCCGAGCGCGACGAAGTCCTCGACGCGATCCCGCTGCGCCGCTTCCCCGACCTGCGCGAGGCCGTGGACCCGATCCTGTTCCTCTGTTCGGAGGAGGCGTCGTACATCACCGGCGTAGTGCTCGACGTCAACGGCGGCCGCTTCATGCCGCTATGA
- a CDS encoding thiamine pyrophosphate-binding protein codes for MIAAETVVRTPALGVVHVVGVVGSGNFHVTDALVASGARFVAAWDECGAATLADAFRRLGSDNVAVRSVYPQIQEGP; via the coding sequence GTGATCGCTGCGGAGACGGTCGTCCGGACCCCCGCACTCGGCGTCGTCCATGTGGTCGGTGTGGTCGGCAGCGGCAACTTCCATGTCACCGACGCCCTCGTCGCATCCGGCGCACGGTTCGTCGCCGCTTGGGACGAGTGTGGTGCGGCCACCCTGGCCGACGCCTTCAGAAGGCTCGGCTCAGACAACGTCGCTGTCCGCTCCGTTTACCCCCAAATTCAGGAGGGACCTTGA
- a CDS encoding acyl-CoA thioesterase, whose product MRIEATEAASVIVQRRVEWPDTDAAGHYHHSTVIRWIESAESVLHERLGLLDLFGVVPRVRYEVDYLARLWFRDRVDIEIRVAAVGRTSVTYSFEVRRGGEVAARGSMVAVSSDPQVGGTMPWLDEVRKALLESGPQARELISGA is encoded by the coding sequence ATGAGGATCGAGGCGACCGAGGCGGCGAGCGTCATCGTCCAGCGACGGGTGGAGTGGCCGGACACCGACGCGGCCGGCCACTACCACCACTCCACCGTCATCCGCTGGATCGAGTCGGCGGAATCCGTCCTGCACGAGCGGCTCGGACTGCTCGACCTGTTCGGGGTGGTCCCGCGCGTACGTTACGAGGTGGACTACCTCGCGCGGCTGTGGTTCCGCGACCGGGTCGACATCGAGATCCGCGTTGCAGCGGTCGGACGTACGTCGGTCACCTACAGCTTTGAGGTGCGCCGTGGGGGCGAGGTCGCGGCGCGCGGGTCGATGGTGGCGGTCAGCTCCGACCCACAGGTCGGCGGCACGATGCCGTGGCTGGACGAGGTGCGCAAGGCGCTTCTGGAGTCCGGTCCGCAGGCGCGTGAATTGATCAGCGGCGCCTGA